CCTCAAgatatttcatcctctgctccctctgtaggGAAGGGATGAGTTCTGAGGCCTCCCCTTGTAACGGCGGTCAAAGAGAgttgccaaccaatagtgatGCTTCGCCTTGATGCCACATATTCtcgggtcctttcgcaggctttgaagcATGAGGGAGCCCAAGCACCGCAAGTTTGCAGAGGAATGAGGGGCAAGATCCTcggggtcactgaggattacagaatctggaactgcctcctcccagaAACGTACTACTTCCAAGGGTTCTGGGGACCGAAAACCATCTGTTAAGGTTTGACgtatgtcttcctctgcttcaatgcctcaaaaactcccagaatcctcctctcgttcacttcctgtatatggattcatcaggtgttgtgcgggtattccgtcacttcctgtatatggattcctcgggtagtgtgcgggtattccgtcacttcctgtatatggattcctcgggtagtgtgcgggtattccgtcacttcctgtatatggattcctcgggtagtgtgcgggtattccgtcacttcctgtatatggattcctcgggtagtgtgcgggtattccgtcacttcctgtatatggattcctcgggtagtgtgcgggtattccgtcacttcctgtatatggattcatcgggaagtgtgcgggtattccgtcacttcctgtatatggattcatcgggtagtgtgcgggtattccgtcacttcctgtatatggattcatcgggaagtgtgcgggtattccgtcacttcctgtatatggattcatcgggtagtgtgcgggtgttccgtcacttccttgatgccgcaatgtctcctgggagcttttgtcattgttcccaggagacattgcggaggtctgccccgagttatcgcgggatttagaaataacttgcttctttctcaatcccgcgataactcgcggcagacctccgcaatgtctcctgggaacaatgacaaaagctcccaggagacattgcggcatcaaggaagtgacggaatacccgcacactaccccgatgaatccatatacaggaagtgacggaatacccgcacacttcccgatgaatccatatacaggaagtgacggaatacccgcacactaccccatgaatccatatacaggaagtgacggaatacccacacactaccccatgaatccatatacaggaagtgacggaatacccgcacactacccgatgaatccatatacaggaagtgacggaatacccgcacactacccgaggaatccatatacaggaagtgacggaatacccgcacactaccccatgaatccatatacaggaagtgacggaatacccgcacactacccgaggaatccatatacaggaagtgacggaatacccgcacactacccgaggaatccatatacaggaagtgacggaacacccgcacactacccgatgaatccatatacaggaagtaacggaatacccgcacactaccccgatgaatccatatacaggaagtgacggaatacccgcacactaccccgatgaatccatatacaggaagtgacggaatacccgcacacttcccgatgaatccatatacaggaagtgacggaatacccgcacactaccccatgaatccatatacaggaagtgacggaatacccacacactaccccatgaatccatatacaggaagtgacggaatacccgcacactacccgatgaatccatatacaggaagtgacggaatacccgcacactacccgaggaatccatatacaggaagtgacggaatacccgcacactaccccatgaatccatatacaggaagtgacggaatacccgcacactacccgaggaatccatatacaggaagtgacggaatacccgcacactacccgaggaatccatatacaggaagtgacggaacacccgcacactacccgatgaatccatatacaggaagtaacggaatacccgcacactacccgatgaatccatatacaggaagtgacggaatacccgcacactaccccatgaatccatatacaggaagtgacggaatacccgcacaccacccgatgaatccatatacaggaagtaacggaatacccgcacactacccgatgaatccatatacaggaagtaacggaatacccgcacactacccgatgaatccatatacaggaagtgatagaatacccgcacactaccccatgaatccatatacaggaagtgacggaatacccgcacaccacccgatgaatccatatacaggaagtgacggaatacccgcacactacccgatgaatccatatacaggaagtgacggaatacccgcacactacccgatgaatccatatacaggaagtgacggaatacccgcacactacctgataattccatatacaggaagtgacggaatacccgcacaccaccccatgaatccatatacaggaagtgacggaatacccgcacactaccccatgaatccatatacaggaagtgacggaatacccgcacactacccgatgaatccatatacaggaagtgacggaatacccacacactaccccatgaatccatatacaggaagtgacggaataccagcacactacccgaggaatccatatacaggaagtgacggaatacccgcacactacccgatgaatccatatacaggaagtgacagaatacctgcacactaccccatgaatccatatacaggaagtgacggaatacccgcacactaccccatgaatccatatacaggaagtgacggaatacccgcacaccacccgatgaatccatatacaggaagtgatagaatacccgcacactacccgatgaatccatatacaggaagtgacagaatacctgcacactaccccatgaatccatatacaggaagtgacggaacacccgcacactaccccatgaatccatatacaggaagtgacggaatacccgcacactacccgatgaatccatatacaggaagtgatagaatacccgcacactacccgatgaatccatatacaggaagtgatagAATACCCGcatactacccgatgaatccatatacaggaagcggccagtaacataaaggattactaaggtacagtggatcggaaaaaaaaaccgTGCGGTTTAGTTATATGagcgtaccattttttttttggtgggggaggggatcttgggtgggagttcccacactttttcccccaggacttgacccccccTGGGGTAGAGCTGACGAATCTGGCATCATTACCACCAGCTGTATGAAGACGTGGCGGCACAACAAGCGGCATTACTGATCCCTGTCCTACAGCCTTGCGATCTGCAAGCAGAGTTACCCGGTGTGCTGTGAAATATATCGTCTCTGCCCAggtacaatgtcgcagtcctgataaaaatcgcagatcgctgccatttctagtaaaaaataataataataaaaatgccataaaactatctcccctattttgtagacgctataccaatcaataaacgcttattgagatttttttttttaaccaaaaatatgtagaagaagaatacaaatcggcctaaactgaggacattttttatttttatacatttttggggatatttattatagcaaaaagtaaaaaatattgattttttttaaaaatgtccgctctatttttgtttatagcacaaaaaataaaaaccgcagaggtgatcaaataccaccaaaagaaagctctatttgtgggaaaaaaaggacgtcttttttttgtttgggagccacgtcgcacgaccgcgcaattgtcagttaaagcctgGTCAtaaggggggtaaatccttccagggcctCAGATCCGTGTAATTCACGTGTTTTCGGGTTTATAGGGATGACGTCACAACTCTAGTATACACACGGATCGgcgggttcaccccaaaaatacatttttacatgacattcaggcgagttgtcagaatgacaatcggctgttttttttcattgcggcacataccgtattttcaccgccgcttccgggtatgtaatgtgcggaactgggcgttcctaattgattgacatccttccgaccggcgcatacagcgtgtcacgagttgccgaaagaagccgaacgtcggtgcgcaggcgccgtatagagccgattcgcagtccggcttctttcggcaactcgtggcgcgctgtatgcgccggtcggaagcctgtcaatcaattaggaacattacatacccggaagccgcggttgtcattctgacaactcggctgaatgtcatgttaaaacgttttttttggggtgaaccccccgctttaaggggcGGGGCTCATGGGAACGAGCCTTCAGTCACATCAAATCTGTTCGCATTCGGGTGTGTAAATAAAGTTTTTGAAAGAGAACTTCACCCCACTTCCTTGTTTGTCTCTCTTCCTAGAGCTGATTGGTCAGGCGGCCTGGCGCTGAACGCTGATTGGTTGAGACTCCGCCCTTTTTCGGAGACCGCTACTTCCTTTTCCTGGTTCCGGGCTCCGCCCTTCTGCGCCTTGCACTCAACATGCCCCTGATTGGTCAGGTGGCATTAAGCTTATCCAGTCACCGTTCACCTTACATTCGTCAGCGGACAGCCATACGTGTCCCTCACTCCAATTGGCTGTATCTACGTCCCCGCCCAGTTCCTGCCGCTCGCTGATTGGCCGAGGTTCTGTCAGGGCTGGGCAGGGATTGGTGGTTACTGTCCGCTGTCATTTGGGCCGGTGAGCGCTGCAGAGCCCCGACATGGAGCCTCCACCGCCCGGGCCCTGCTCCTCCCCGCCGGGGCCCCGGCCCGTACCGCCTCCCCGGAAAGGCTCCATGGAGCGCCGGCCCCACAGAGAGCCCAGCGAGGTCCGGGGCCCCGGAGGACAGCCAGGGACCCCAGAGAGGGCCACAGTCACCCAGACAGTGCTGATCGTCATGGAGGGCCGTTCTGTCACCTCAGAGGAGACCAACCTGGGGGGTCAGAGGGCCCCTCCACTACAGTCTATGGATACAGAGAAGACGGGGCCCccaccgcctgggaataccactGACCTGGGGCCCCTACtgccccaggggcccccaccgcCTGGATATAACACTGATCCGGGGCCCCGATACACCGTTACTGAGAGCCAGGGGCCCATACtgccccaggggcccccaccgcCTAGAGATAACACTGATCCGGGGCCCCGATACACCGTTACTAAGAGCCAGGGGCCCCCACCGCCTGGAAATAACACCGATTCCGAcagccaggggcccccaccaccgcCTGGGAAGACCACCGAtccggggcccccaccaccccgaTACATCGCTTCCGAGAGCATGGGGCACCTACCACCTGGAAATATCACCGCTACCCCCAATCTGGGGCCCCTCCTACCACAATACACAGTTACCGAGAACCAGGGGCCCCTACCACACCAATACACAGTTACCGAGAGCCAGGGGCCCCTACAACCCGGGAGTTACAGCGCTACTCTTGATCCGGGGCCCCTACCACACCAATACATCTTATCTGAGAGCCAGGGGCACCTACCACCTGGGAATACCACCGAtctggggcccccaccaccccgaTACATTGCTTCCGAGAGCCAGGGGCACCTACCACCTGGAAATATCATCGCTACCCCCAATCTGGGGCCCCTCCTACCACAATACAGCGTTACCGAAAGCCAGGGGCCCCTACAACCCGAGAGTTACAGCGCTACTCTTCATCCGGGGCCTCTACCACACCAATACACAGTTACCGAGAGCCAGGGGCCCCTACCACACCAATACATCTTATCTGAGAGCCACGGGCACCTACCACCCAGGAGTACCACTGTTGTACAAGAAGCGGGGCCCCCACCACTGCAGTATTCCATAACTGAGAGCCAGGGGCCCCTACCACCTGGGAGTACCACTGGAGGGCCAGAACTAGGGCCCCCACCGGCTGGGAGCATCACCACTGTGCAGGATCCAGGGCCCTTACCACCACAGTACACCATGCCAGAGAGCAAGGGGCCCCCAGCACCTGTGCCAAATCTGAGGCCCGTATCACCACAATACACAGCGCCCGAGAGCCAGGGGCCCCCACGGGCTGGGGCGGCCACTGGTGTACCAGATTCGGGGCCCATACCGCCACTATACACCACGTCGGAGTGCCGGGCAATGGTCACTGTTAGCACTCCGCCTCATGATGAGCTGATCCCGCCCCCGAGGGACTCTCCAAGAAAAGCCCCAGTGATCAGACCTGTGTGGGTAATGCCAAGAAAGGTCCCTGAGAACCTGGGGGGCCCTCCAACACAAGGCCCCGCCTCTCCACCCACACAAAGTAACACTGGACGAGGAGTGGCCCTAATACAGACCTCGGGGGAGGTACCCATAGAGCACATGGCCGCACAGAGGGTACCACCCCCTCAGGACTCCCCGGCACACCTCGTTCCATCTCAGGGCCAAAGAACATCCGAACTGCCAATAAAGGGGCCACAGGAGACGTCACAAGATGGCAGACAGTGGGCTCAGGGCGCCGTGGCGTCACTCCTGAATAAGCGCAGTGAAGAAGTGATTGCAGCGCCCCGGGTGATGTCTGACCCCGATACCGCAGCTGAGAAAATGGGGCCCCCACCACCTGTGACGCAGGGCCCAACCTCCGCGGAGGCTCCGGCACATGGCGGGCAGATTGAGCCCTCCGTACCCCCCGGCACAACGTCTGCGGGGCCACAGAACTCTTCTATCCCACCAGAGGGCGCCCTTCCCGATGGTTCCTCTCAGAGCTCCGCGGCTCCCCCACCGGGCTCTGTGATTGGTCCACCCGCTTCCTCCACCCTCCCTCAGCAGCAGGACACTTCGGAGAAGAAGGCTTTGCCTGGCCAGAATTCCACCCCCCCGACGGGTCCACCTTCCACCCAGCTGGGGACATCCCTCTCTCCTCATCGGAGCGTCTCCTCCAAACCCCCGCTTCCCATTCCACCCAGATCCTCCCTCTACCCCGGCCACGCCCCTTCTATACGggagcaggaaccctccctcagcCTTGACACCGCCTCTCTGTCCAGCTTCAGGTCCAAGGCCCCCGCCCCCGACACGCTCAGCTACCTGGACTCTGTCAGCCTGATGTCAGGTACGATGGAGTCCCTCAGCCACCTGGATGACGCCAGCTCTCTGGGCTCGGACTCTGAGATCAACGGCATGCCCTACCGCAGGACCGACAAGTACGGCTTCCTGGGAGGAAACCAGTTCAGCGGGAACGGGTCAGTATGTGAAGAACACTCTCATATAGGGGGGCGCTGCAGCACTATATACAGATGTATGTGTAGCCTTCACTGGTCACCTCAGAGGGGCGCTCTCCCAGAGAAGATGGATGTGTAGTCCAGTGTGGAGGGCCTGGGCAACCAGGGAAGCTGAGGGTCTGGGCAACCAGGGAAGCTGAGGGCATGGGCAACCGGGGAAGCTGAGGGCCTGGGCAACCGGGGAAGCTGAGGGTCTGGGCATCCAGGGAAGCTGAGGGTCTGGGCATCCGGGGAAGCTGAGGGTCTGGGCAACCGGGGAAGCTGAGGGTCTGGGCAACCGGGGAAGCTGAGGGTCTGGGCAACCAGGGAAGCTTGAGGGTCTGGGCAACCAGGGAAGCTTGAGGGCCTGGGCATCCAGGGAAGCTGAGGGCCTGGGCATCCAGGGAAGCTGAGGGCCTGGGCATCCGGGGAAGCTTGAGGGTCTGCTCTggttaaggggggaggggggcggttgCTTCTGCTCTGGGCAATCAGGGAAGCGGATGTTTAGAAATAAGACAATGATGGTGATGGTAGGGAGTGAGAAGATGCTGGTTGGGAATGGAATAATGTTGTTTAGAAATGGGACAATGATGCTCAGGGATGGGATGATGATGGTTGGAATGGTCAGGACTGGGGGGGACGATGATGGAAGAAGGTGAGCAGACGCTGGTTAGGAATGGGCTCGTGATGGGAGGAAGTGGGACGATGATCTTCAATAATTAGATGCTAATTGTCGGAACTGGGACAGTAATGGTGGAGAGTAGGACAGCAACGATTGGGACGATGATGGTCGGGAATAGAATTGGGATTTGGATGGTGATGGTTGAGGGTGTGAcggtggtgatgggggggggtgtgacggtggtgatgggggggggtgtgacggTGGTGATGGGGGGGGTGTGACGGTGGTGATGGGGGGGTGTGACGGTGGTGATGGGGGGTGTGATGGGGCGGTGACGGTGGTGATGTGGGCGGTGGGGGGTGTGACGGTGGTGATGGGGGGGGTGTGACGGTGGTGATGGGGGTGTGACGGTGGTGATGGGGGCGGTGACGGTGGTGATGGGGGCGGTGGGGGGTGTGACGGTGGTGATCGGGATGGTGGGGGGTGTGACGGTGGCGGTGGGGGGTGTGACAGTGGTGATGGGGGCGGTGACGGTGGTGATGGGGGCGGGTGACGGTGGTGATGGGGGGTGTGATGGGGGCGGTGACGGTGGTGATGGGGGGGTGACGGTGGTGATGGGGCGGTGTCGGTGGTGATGGGGGCGGTGTCGGTGGTGATGGGGGCGGTGTCGGTGGTGATCGGGGCGGTGACGGTGGTGATCGGGGCAGTGGGGGGTGTGACGGTGGTGATGGGCGGTGACGGTGGTGATGGGCGGTGATGGGGGCGGTGACGGTGGTGATGGGGGGCGGTGACGGTGGTGATGGGGGGCGGTGACGGTGGTGATGGGGGGCGGTGACGGTGGTGATGTGGGCGGTGTGACGGTGGTGATCGGGATGGTGGGGGGTGTGACAGTGGTGATGGGGGCGGTGACGGTGGTGATGGGGGCGGGTGACGGTGGTGATGGGGGCGGTGATGGGGTGACGGTGGTGATGGGGGCGGTGTCGGTGGTGATGGGGGCGGTGTCGGTGGTGATGGGGGGCGGTGACGGTGGTGATCGGGGCAGTGGGGGGTGTGACGGTGGTGATGGGCGGTGACGGTGGTGATGGGCGGTGATGGGGGCGGTGACGGTGGTGATGGGGGGCGGTGACGGTGGTGATGGGGGGCGGTGACGGTGGTGATGTGGGCGGTGTGACGGTGGTGATCGGGATGGTGGGGGGTGTGACGGTGGTGATGGGCGGAGGGGGGTGTGACGGTGGTGATGGGCGGTGATGGTGGTGATGGGGGGTGTGACGGTGGTGATGGGGGCGGTGACGGTGGTGATCGGGATGGTGGGGGGTGTGACGGTGGTGATGGGGGGCGGTGGGGGGTGTGACGGTGGTGATGGGCGGTGACTGTGGTGATGGGGGTGGTGATGGGGGCGGTGACGGTGGTGATGTGGGCGGTGACGTTGGTGATGGGGGCGGTGACGGTCGGTGATGGGGGGTGTGATGTGGGGGGTGTGACGGTGGTGATGTGGGCGGTGACGGTGGTGATCGGGGGCGGTGACTGTGGTGATGGGGGCGGTGACGGTGGTGATGGGGGGTGTGACGGTGGTGATGGGGGCGGTGACGGTGGTAATGGGGGCGGTGGTGACGGTGGTGATGGGGGGGGTGTGACGGTGGTGATGGGGGGCGGTGGGGGTGGTGATGGGGGCGGTGACGGTGGTGATGTGGGCGGTGTGACGGTGGTGATCGGGATGGTGGGGGGTGTGACGGTGGTGATGGGGGCGGTGACGGTGGTGATCGGGATGGTGGGGGGTGTGACGGTGGTGATGGGGGGCGGTGGGGGGTGTGACGGTGGTGATGGGCGGTGACTGTGGTGATGGGGGTGGTGATGGGGGCGGTGACGGTGGTGATGTGGGCGGTGACGTTGGTGATGGGGGCGGTGACGGTCGGTGATGGGGGGTGTGATGTGGGGGGTGTGACGGTGGTGATGTGGGCGGTGACGGTGGTGATCGGGGGCGGTGACTGTGGTGATGGGGGCGGTGACGGTGGTGATGGGGGGTGTGACGGTGGTGATGGGGGCGGTGACGGTGGTAATGGGGGCGGTGGTGACGGTGGTGATGGGGGCGGTGACGGTGGTAATGGGGGCGGTGGTGACGGTGGTGATGGGGGCTGTGACTGTGGTGATGGGGGCGGTGACGGTGGTGATGGGGCGGTGACGGTGGTAATGGGGGCGGTGGTGATGGGGGCGGTGACGGTGGTGATGGGGGCTGTGACGGTGGTGATGGGGGCTGTGACTGTGGTGATGGGGGCGGTGACGGTGGTGATGGGGGGTGTGACGGTGGTGATGGGGGCGGTGACGGTGGTGATGGGGGCGGTGACGGTGGTGATGGGGGGTGTGACGGTGGTGATGGGGGCGGTGGTGACGGTGGTGATGGGGGCGGTGGTGACGGTGGTGATGGGGGCGGTGGTGACGGTGGTGATGGGGGGTGTGACGGTGGTGATGGGGGCGGTGACGGTGGTGATGGGGGGTGTGACGGTGGTGATGGGGGCGGTGGTGACGGTGGTGATGGGGGCGGTGACGGTGGTGATGGGGGGTGTGACGGTGGTGATGGGGGCGGTGGTGATGGGGGCGGTGACGGTGGTGATGGGGGGTGTGACGGTGGTGATGGGGGCGGTGGTGACGGTGGTGATGGGGGCGGTGGTGACGGTGGTGATGGGGGCGGTGGTGACGGTGGTGATGGGGGCGGTGACGGTGGTGATGGGGGCGGTGGGGGGTGTGACGGTGGGGGTGGTGACGTGGGTGGTGATGGGGGCGGTGACGGTGGTGATGGGGGGTGGGGCGGTGACGGTGGTGATGGGGGGTGTGACGGTGGGGGTGGTGACGTGGGTGGTAATGGGGGCGGTAACGGTGGTGATGGGGGCGGTGGGGGCGGTGACGTGGGTGGTGATGGGGGCGGTGACGGTCGGGAAATGAACGCCAATATTCTTTCTCTTGCAGGGAGAGTAACCTGTGGGCGGTGAcggtggtgatgggggggggggggggtgtgacggtggtgatggggggggtgtgacggtggtgatggggggggtgtgacggtggtgatggggggggtgtgacggtggtgatgggggggggggtgtgacggtGGTGAGGGGGGCGGTGACGGTGGTGATGGGGGCGGTGGGGGGTGTGACGGTGGGGGCGGTGACGTGGGTGGTGATGGGGGCGGTGACGGTCAGGAAATGAACGCCAATGTTCTTTCTCTTGCAGGGAGAGTAACCTTTCTGTGGAAATCGCCCGGCAGAGGGAGTTGAAGTGGCTGGACATGTTCAATCATTGGGACAAATGGCTGATCCGGCGATTCCAGAAGGTGAGAACGATGTCGCCCACCTATAGGGGAGCGCATACACTGCTCTAGTCCAGGGACAATGTTCACCTCCCTTCTGTCTCATGTACAGGTGAAGCTGCGATGTAGAAAAGGAATCCCATCTTCTCTACGTGCGCGTGCGTGGCAATATCTCTCCAACAGTCACTATCTCCTCAGCAAGAACCCGGGGAAGTTCGAGGTAATTCCTGATCGCGTGTTTCTCTCCCCTGTATGATGAGCGCTGTGTTTCTCTCCCCTGTATGATGAGCGCTGTGTTTCTCTCCCCTGTTTGATGATCGCTGTGTTTCTCTCCCCTGTATGATGATCGCTGTGTTTCTCTCCCCTGTATGATGAGCGCTGTGTTTCTCTCCCCTGTATGATGAGCGCTGTGTTTCTCTCCCCTGTATGATGAGCGCTTTGTTTCTCTCCCCTGTATGATGAGCGCTGTGTTTCTCTCCCCTGTATGATGAGCGCTGTGTTTCTCTCCCCTGTATGATGAGCGCTGTGTTTCTCTCCCCTGTATGATGAGCGCTGTGTTTCTCTCCCCTGTATGATGATCGCTGTGTTGCAGGAGTTGGAGAGACATCCTGGAGACCCCAAGTGGTTGGATGTGATAGAGAAAGATCTTCACCGGCAGTTCCCATTCCATGAAATGTTTGCTGCACGCGGGGGCCATGGGTGAGTCTGGGTTTGTagtttggggtgggggtggggacagGGTGGTGGGTTTGTAGTTTGGGGTGGGGACGGGGTGGTGGGTTTGTAGTTTGGGGTGGGGACGGGGTGGTGGGTTTGTAGTTTGGGGTGGGGACGGGGTGGTGGGTTTGTAGTTTGGGGTGGGGACGGGGTGGTGGGTTTGTAGTTTGGGGTGGGGACGGGGTGGTGGGTTTGTAGTTTGGGGTGGGGACGGGGTGGTGGGTTTGTAGTTTGGGGTGGGGACGGGGTGGTGGGTTTGTAGTTTGGGGTGGGGCCATGGGTGGTGGGTTTGTAGTTTGGGGTGGGGGTTGGGACAGGGTGGTGGTCTAAGGGGGAAGTTAATGAGTTGGGTGACCTCAGGCAGGGATTGACTTGGGTATTGGGATGGAAGCATGGTGGTCTGAGGGGGGAAGGCAGtttgagggaggggggggcattGTAGAATGAGGGGGGTTGCATTGTAGAATGAGGGGGGGGCATTGTAGAATGAGGGGGGGCATTGTAGAATGAGGGGGGGCATTGTAGAATGAGGGGGggggagttaaaggggttgtaaaggaaataataatcctcctttccctgcagacattcctcttctcacttcctcattgttggtttttgctcagaagttgctctatttcttctctgttctgctcacttcctgcttgtctgattgttactcaccaccgtgacgggaggctttcctgcggtggtcagtgacgtgccccgcccccttctgggatctgtgcggcaggacgctctctacgtgttagagacttcaaggaggtgtgaattactgggcgtgccgcaatgcatactgggaaatgtagttcttacatgaacgagcgcagcaaagcaggaagtgaatgagagaacagaaactagaaccccggaggtgatatagaggaAGGAATTTATTACACTGTTCTCTCTGTCTACCGCGCACATTCATtgtaggcaaaaaatgtttttcctttataaCTCCTTTAAGGGCGGCAGTgtggagtgggggaaggggcaagTTGGGTGTACTGGATGGTTTGGgggtgtaacggacacatgcatgctgccgggacagttatgatcttcgtgcagggggactacaaggaactgcatggcttgtcacaattggatgtaccacattgtattctgagctcaaagggttaattggacaagggtctctgtcactgctgaatgctaatgttcccttcgcatagataatgaaccctcttttgtgtgtaggtaacagcccccctgtgaggtgtatgctgatggggattatgtgtgagtgataattgttttaaaggttaattgaattctattgagaaaggaatgtgcctggccagaaaatgttaagtggtttgcggt
The Rana temporaria chromosome 6, aRanTem1.1, whole genome shotgun sequence DNA segment above includes these coding regions:
- the LOC120942882 gene encoding TBC1 domain family member 10B-like isoform X2; the protein is MEPPPPGPCSSPPGPRPVPPPRKGSMERRPHREPSEVRGPGGQPGTPERATVTQTVLIVMEGRSVTSEETNLGGQRAPPLQSMDTEKTGPPPPGNTTDLGPLLPQGPPPPGYNTDPGPRYTVTESQGPILPQGPPPPRDNTDPGPRYTVTKSQGPPPPGNNTDSDSQGPPPPRYIASESMGHLPPGNITATPNLGPLLPQYTVTENQGPLPHQYTVTESQGPLQPGSYSATLDPGPLPHQYILSESQGHLPPGNTTDLGPPPPRYIASESQGHLPPGNIIATPNLGPLLPQYSVTESQGPLQPESYSATLHPGPLPHQYTVTESQGPLPHQYILSESHGHLPPRSTTVVQEAGPPPLQYSITESQGPLPPGSTTGGPELGPPPAGSITTVQDPGPLPPQYTMPESKGPPAPVPNLRPVSPQYTAPESQGPPRAGAATGVPDSGPIPPLYTTSECRAMVTVSTPPHDELIPPPRDSPRKAPVIRPVWVMPRKVPENLGGPPTQGPASPPTQSNTGRGVALIQTSGEVPIEHMAAQRVPPPQDSPAHLVPSQGQRTSELPIKGPQETSQDGRQWAQGAVASLLNKRSEEVIAAPRVMSDPDTAAEKMGPPPPVTQGPTSAEAPAHGGQIEPSVPPGTTSAGPQNSSIPPEGALPDGSSQSSAAPPPGSVIGPPASSTLPQQQDTSEKKALPGQNSTPPTGPPSTQLGTSLSPHRSVSSKPPLPIPPRSSLYPGHAPSIREQEPSLSLDTASLSSFRSKAPAPDTLSYLDSVSLMSGTMESLSHLDDASSLGSDSEINGMPYRRTDKYGFLGGNQFSGNGESNLSVEIARQRELKWLDMFNHWDKWLIRRFQKVKLRCRKGIPSSLRARAWQYLSNSHYLLSKNPGKFEELERHPGDPKWLDVIEKDLHRQFPFHEMFAARGGHGQQDLYRILKAYTVYRPEEGYCQAQAPVAAVLLMHMPAEQAFWCLVQICDKYLPGYYSAGLEAIQLDGEIFFALLRRVCPMAYRHLKKFKIDPILYMTEWFMCIFSRTLPWSSVLRVWDMFFCEGVKIVFRVGLVLLRHTLGSVDKLRSCQGMYETMEKLRSLPPHCMQEEVLLPEVSALAVTDALIERESNTQLRKWRENRGELQYRPSRRLHGARQIQEEKLRLNPSLSGSRLSLSSLSSFRRPSPPASPALVLQPPESVVVSEGLHPVLPSPTANKAPLGPPKEAAKKGKEKQKEQDKKREREEREREKKREKEEREERERERKREKEREKLKEKEEKRLQKEKEKAEAKQKKERKVSFRRKESSSPATDSTHKGATGSADDTYF
- the LOC120942882 gene encoding TBC1 domain family member 10B-like isoform X1 gives rise to the protein MEPPPPGPCSSPPGPRPVPPPRKGSMERRPHREPSEVRGPGGQPGTPERATVTQTVLIVMEGRSVTSEETNLGGQRAPPLQSMDTEKTGPPPPGNTTDLGPLLPQGPPPPGYNTDPGPRYTVTESQGPILPQGPPPPRDNTDPGPRYTVTKSQGPPPPGNNTDSDSQGPPPPPGKTTDPGPPPPRYIASESMGHLPPGNITATPNLGPLLPQYTVTENQGPLPHQYTVTESQGPLQPGSYSATLDPGPLPHQYILSESQGHLPPGNTTDLGPPPPRYIASESQGHLPPGNIIATPNLGPLLPQYSVTESQGPLQPESYSATLHPGPLPHQYTVTESQGPLPHQYILSESHGHLPPRSTTVVQEAGPPPLQYSITESQGPLPPGSTTGGPELGPPPAGSITTVQDPGPLPPQYTMPESKGPPAPVPNLRPVSPQYTAPESQGPPRAGAATGVPDSGPIPPLYTTSECRAMVTVSTPPHDELIPPPRDSPRKAPVIRPVWVMPRKVPENLGGPPTQGPASPPTQSNTGRGVALIQTSGEVPIEHMAAQRVPPPQDSPAHLVPSQGQRTSELPIKGPQETSQDGRQWAQGAVASLLNKRSEEVIAAPRVMSDPDTAAEKMGPPPPVTQGPTSAEAPAHGGQIEPSVPPGTTSAGPQNSSIPPEGALPDGSSQSSAAPPPGSVIGPPASSTLPQQQDTSEKKALPGQNSTPPTGPPSTQLGTSLSPHRSVSSKPPLPIPPRSSLYPGHAPSIREQEPSLSLDTASLSSFRSKAPAPDTLSYLDSVSLMSGTMESLSHLDDASSLGSDSEINGMPYRRTDKYGFLGGNQFSGNGESNLSVEIARQRELKWLDMFNHWDKWLIRRFQKVKLRCRKGIPSSLRARAWQYLSNSHYLLSKNPGKFEELERHPGDPKWLDVIEKDLHRQFPFHEMFAARGGHGQQDLYRILKAYTVYRPEEGYCQAQAPVAAVLLMHMPAEQAFWCLVQICDKYLPGYYSAGLEAIQLDGEIFFALLRRVCPMAYRHLKKFKIDPILYMTEWFMCIFSRTLPWSSVLRVWDMFFCEGVKIVFRVGLVLLRHTLGSVDKLRSCQGMYETMEKLRSLPPHCMQEEVLLPEVSALAVTDALIERESNTQLRKWRENRGELQYRPSRRLHGARQIQEEKLRLNPSLSGSRLSLSSLSSFRRPSPPASPALVLQPPESVVVSEGLHPVLPSPTANKAPLGPPKEAAKKGKEKQKEQDKKREREEREREKKREKEEREERERERKREKEREKLKEKEEKRLQKEKEKAEAKQKKERKVSFRRKESSSPATDSTHKGATGSADDTYF